Proteins encoded in a region of the Pagrus major mitochondrion, complete genome genome:
- the CYTB gene encoding cytochrome b (TAA stop codon is completed by the addition of 3' A residues to the mRNA) — translation MASLRKTHPLLKIANHALVDLPAPSNISVWWNFGSLLGLCLISQILTGLFLAMHYTSDIATAFSSVAHICRDVNYGWLIRNLHANGASFFFICIYLHIGRGLYYGSYLYKETWNIGVVLLLLVMATAFVGYVLPWGQMSFWGATVITNLLSAVPYVGGTLVQWIWGGFSVDNATLTRFFAFHFLLPFIVAAMTMLHLLFLHETGSNNPLGLNSDTDKISFHPYFSYKDLLGFAAVIILLTCLALFTPNLLGDPDNFTPANPLVTPPHIKPEWYFLFAYAILRSIPNKLGGVLALLASILVLMVVPILHTSKQRSLTFRPVTQFLFWALIANVAILTWIGGMPVEDPYIIIGQIASLTYFALFLLIMPMAALVENKVLGWQ, via the coding sequence ATGGCAAGCCTTCGAAAGACCCACCCCTTATTAAAAATTGCTAACCACGCACTAGTTGACCTGCCTGCACCATCGAATATTTCTGTCTGATGAAATTTTGGCTCTCTACTCGGCCTCTGCCTAATCTCTCAGATCCTCACAGGACTATTCCTTGCCATACACTATACCTCAGACATTGCTACAGCCTTTTCTTCCGTTGCCCATATCTGCCGAGACGTAAACTACGGCTGACTTATCCGCAATCTCCATGCTAATGGAGCATCTTTCTTTTTCATCTGCATCTATCTTCACATCGGACGAGGCCTCTACTACGGCTCTTATCTCTATAAAGAAACATGAAATATTGGTGTCGTCCTCCTCCTTCTTGTCATAGCAACAGCCTTCGTAGGCTACGTTCTTCCTTGAGGACAAATATCCTTCTGAGGAGCCACTGTCATCACTAACCTCCTTTCTGCCGTTCCATATGTAGGTGGCACCCTTGTTCAATGGATTTGAGGAGGCTTTTCAGTAGACAATGCCACCTTAACTCGGTTCTTTGCCTTCCACTTCCTTCTACCTTTTATTGTTGCAGCCATAACTATACTTCACCTTCTTTTCTTACACGAAACAGGCTCAAATAACCCTCTCGGCTTAAACTCAGATACAGACAAAATCTCTTTCCACCCATATTTTTCCTACAAAGACCTACTCGGTTTTGCAGCCGTGATCATTTTATTAACCTGCCTTGCACTATTCACCCCGAACCTGCTAGGAGACCCAGACAATTTCACCCCCGCGAATCCCCTAGTCACTCCCCCTCATATCAAGCCCGAATGATACTTCCTATTTGCGTACGCAATTCTACGCTCAATCCCAAACAAACTAGGAGGAGTCCTGGCTCTTCTAGCCTCTATCCTCGTACTAATAGTCGTCCCCATCCTCCACACATCTAAACAACGAAGCCTCACATTTCGACCTGTGACCCAGTTCCTGTTTTGAGCACTCATTGCAAATGTAGCAATCCTCACATGAATCGGCGGAATGCCCGTTGAAGACCCGTACATCATTATTGGTCAAATTGCATCCCTTACTTATTTTGCCCTTTTCCTACTTATCATACCCATAGCAGCATTAGTAGAAAACAAAGTGCTAGGTTGACAAT